A part of Scleropages formosus chromosome 3, fSclFor1.1, whole genome shotgun sequence genomic DNA contains:
- the LOC108935258 gene encoding activated CDC42 kinase 1-like isoform X1, with protein MPNDRSPSRARMRRFDKLRKSLPFFSHFHVYRALGSGSMQSDEGTEWLLELLMEVQLQQYFLRIRDELNVTRLSHFDYVKNEDLEKIGMGRPGQRRLWEAVKRRKALCKRKSWMSKVFSGKRPDGDFQVQPANTFRKPSSTPPPGEGQQQALTCLISDKDLALFEKLGDGSFGVVKRGEWLAPTGKVLSVAVKCLKTDVLTQPDALDDFIREVNAMHSLDHQNLIRLYGVVLTHPMKMITELAPLGSLLDRLRKAQGHFLISTLCQYAIQIASGMAYLESRRFIHRDLAARNILLASNDLVKIGDFGLMRALPNNDDHYVMQEHRKVPFAWCAPESLKTRTFSHASDTWMFGVTLWEMYTYGQEPWLGLNGSQILHKMDKEGERLPKPEDCPQDIYNVMLQCWAQKPDDRPTFMALREFLVETMPTDMRALQDFEEPDKLLIQVSDVITIIEGRAENYWWRGQNKRTLKVGQFPRNAVTSVAGLSAHDISRPLKHSFIHTGHGDTNPHRCWGFPDKIDDLYLGNPMDPPDILGMDPNTARPTQLPGRAKKPCYDPVANDDDVGMLGLKRLSLKKSAVKGLKLKPAAWVSASKLGDRQGSGARTPGTPSGEVSLIDFEEEIPSATPSPSPVVEMQFPSLAKLVLEADSILDKTPPQSPSRTLPRPLHPTPVVDWDARPLPPPPAYDDVAQDEEDIEVSSINEAEQQMGAENLTEAGHSNEHNPLGAPPPDVEIGKPWVEDNLFLPCNKTQNSNFSQSVEIFQELQQECMRRLKVPVNACPPSTATSPSFSSSPQGPDSMHHQIILSPSEERPQVPPRMPIPPRPAKRTEQGRWSGDLSPASGGEEDRDCPPQIPPRDPLSQPGSRTPSPMGLLVGSPQQRSSLCSHLSTSPGKLMPTTQSFASDPKYASPKVIQAQGRDAARGPCILPIVRDGRKASNTHYYLLPERPAYLDRYDRFFREVEDPAGERRAAHTATVRPMVQVTMTTTTTQGDIKTNFSSNNNNSSFSGRSALRPSCSLPRVCSDGQAGGPDGGSTVDKLRLVQEAVHGVTMEECQTALQNHNWNVQKAVHYLKVEQLFCLGLKTRAECLKILETCDWNLERASTQLLDPYAALRQKR; from the exons ATGCCGAATGACCGCTCACCTTCCCGAGCAAGGATGCGCCGTTTTGACAAGCTCAGGAAGTCTCTGCcctttttctcccatttccacGTGTACAGA gcactgggcagtggcagcatgCAATCTGATGAAGGTACAGAGTGGCTCCTGGAGCTGCTTATGGAGGTTCAGCTGCAGCAGTACTTCCTGCGCATCCGTGATGAGCTCAACGTCACCCGCCTGTCACACTTTGACTACGTCAAGAATGAAGATCTGGAGAAGATCGGGATGGGGAGGCCTG GGCAGCGACGACTGTGGGAGGCAGTGAAACGGAGGAAGGCCTTGTGTAAGCGCAAGTCTTGGATGAGCAAG GTGTTCAGTGGGAAGCGACCTGATGGCGATTTCCAAGTTCAGCCAGCAAACACCTTCCGTAAGCCATCGTCCACACCACCCCCTGGTGAAGGACAGCAACAAGCGCTAACCTGCCTGATTAGTGACAAAGACCTGGCTCTCTTTGAGAAGCTGGGTGATGGCTCCTTCGGCGTGGTTAAGCGTGGAGAGTGGCTTGCTCCTACAGGCAAAGTG CTCAGCGTGGCTGTGAAGTGCCTGAAGACAGATGTTCTGACCCAGCCTGATGCCCTGGATGACTTCATCCGAGAGGTCAATGCCATGCATTCGTTAGACCACCAGAACCTCATCCGGCTCTACGGTGTTGTCCTCACACACCCCATGAAGATG ATAACAGAGCTTGCCCCTCTGGGCTCCCTGCTTGATCGCCTGCGGAAGGCTCAGGGCCACTTCTTGATCTCCACACTATGCCAGTATGCCATCCAGATCGCTAGTGGGATGGCCTACCTGGAGTCTCGCCGCTTCATCCACCGTGACCTGGCTGCCCGGAACATTTTGCTGGCCTCCAATGACCTTGTCAAGATAGGAGATTTCGGCCTCATGAGGGCACTGCCCAACAATGACGACCACTATGTCATGCAGGAACATCGCAAGGTCCCATTTGCCTG GTGTGCTCCTGAGAGCCTGAAGACGCGCACGTTTTCTCACGCCAGTGACACCTGGATGTTTGGTGTGACCCTATGGGAGATGTACACCTACGGTCAAGAACCATGGCTGGGACTGAATGGCAGTCAG ATTCTCCACAAGATGGACAAGGAGGGCGAGCGGCTGCCCAAACCAGAGGACTGTCCTCAGGACATCTACAATGTCATGCTTCAGTGCTGGGCCCAGAAGCCTGATGATAGGCCAACCTTCATGGCCCTGCGTGAGTTCCTAGTGGAG ACCATGCCCACTGACATGAGGGCCCTGCAGGACTTTGAAGAACCAGACAAACTGCTAATCCAGGTGTCTGATGTCATCACCATCATTGAGGGAAG GGCAGAGAATTACTGGTGGCGGGGTCAGAACAAGCGCACCCTGAAGGTAGGCCAGTTCCCCAGGAATGCTGTGACCTCTGTGGCTGGCTTGTCAGCCCATGATATCAGCCGTCCACTCAAGCACAGCTTCATCCACACGGGCCATGGCGACACCAACCCTCACCGCTGCTGGGGCTTCCCTGACAAAATTGATGA TTTGTACCTGGGAAACCCAATGGATCCCCCGGATATCCTGGGCATGGATCCAAACACTGCCCGGCCTACTCAACTTCCTGGACGTGCAAAAA AACCATGTTACGACCCAGTGGCCAACGATGACGATGTCGGCATGTTGGGCCTGAAACGGCTTTCACTGAAGAAATCTGCAGTCAAGGGTTTAAAGCTGAAGCCAGCTGCCTGGGTGTCAGCCAGCAAGCTAGGAGACCGCCAAGGTTCTGGGGCCAGGACTCCAGGGACCCCCTCTGGTGAGGTGTCCCTTATAGACTTTGAGGAAGAGATCCCCTCTGCAACACCTTCCCCCTCTCCTGTTGTGGAGATGCAGTTCCCAAGTCTGGCCAAACTGGTCTTGGAGGCAGACTCCATTTTGGACAAGACGCCTCCCCAAAGCCCCTCACGGACACTGCCCCGCCCCTTGCACCCAACTCCTGTTGTGGATTGGGATGCCCGGCCATtgcccccacctccagcttacGATGATGTGGCACAAGATGAGGAGGACATTGAGGTGAGCTCAATTAATGAGGCAGAGCAACAGATGGGGGCAGAGAACCTAACAGAGGCAGGACACAGCAATGAGCACAACCCACTGGGAGCTCCACCTCCTGATGTGGAGATAGGAAAGCCATGGGTGGAGGATAACCTGTTCCTCCCTTGCAATAAGACCCAAAACAGTAACTTTTCCCAGTCTGTGGAGATCTTCcaggaactgcagcaggaatgCATGAGGAGGCTGAAGGTACCAGTAAATGCTTGCCCCCCATCCACTGCTacctccccttccttctcctcaAGCCCCCAAGGTCCAGACAGTATGCACCACCAGATCATCCTGTCTCCCTCTGAAGAAAGACCTCAGGTACCACCCCGCATGCCCATCCCACCACGTCCTGCCAAGCGCACTGAGCAGGGCCGCTGGTCAGGAGACCTCTCCCCAGCCTCAGGGGGTGAGGAGGATAGGGACTGCCCCCCCCAGATACCTCCACGGGACCCTCTGTCTCAGCCTGGCTCTCGCACACCCAGTCCCATGGGTCTCTTGGTAGGCTCCCCTCAGCAACGCTCAAGTCTCTGCTCCCATCTTTCCACCTCTCCTGGAAAACTCATGCCCACCACCCAGAGTTTTGCCTCTGACCCCAAGTATGCCTCGCCCAAGGTGATACAAGCACAAGGCAGGGATGCTGCCAGGGGACCCTGCATCCTACCCATTGTGCGGGATGGCAGGAAGGCTAGCAACACACACTACTACCTCCTGCCTGAGCGGCCGGCCTACTTGGACAGGTACGACAGGTTCTTCCGGGAGGTGGAGGACCCAGCGGGGGAACGACGGGCAGCCCATACTGCTACAGTTCGGCCCATGGTGCAGGtgacgatgacgacgacgacaacaCAAGGTGACATCAAGACCAACTTCTcctcaaacaacaacaacagcagcttcAGTGGCAGGTCTGCCCTGAGACCATCCTGCAGCCTACCGAGGGTGTGCTCTGATGGGCAGGCAGGGGGCCCAGATGGGGGCAGCACTGTGGACAAGTTGCGGCTG GTGCAGGAGGCAGTCCACGGTGTGACAATGGAAGAGTGTCAGACAGCTCTGCAGAACCACAACTGGAATGTGCAGAAGGCCGTGCACTATCTGAAG
- the LOC108935258 gene encoding activated CDC42 kinase 1-like isoform X2, translating into MSDTSEYQRLPNEDDEALGSGSMQSDEGTEWLLELLMEVQLQQYFLRIRDELNVTRLSHFDYVKNEDLEKIGMGRPGQRRLWEAVKRRKALCKRKSWMSKVFSGKRPDGDFQVQPANTFRKPSSTPPPGEGQQQALTCLISDKDLALFEKLGDGSFGVVKRGEWLAPTGKVLSVAVKCLKTDVLTQPDALDDFIREVNAMHSLDHQNLIRLYGVVLTHPMKMITELAPLGSLLDRLRKAQGHFLISTLCQYAIQIASGMAYLESRRFIHRDLAARNILLASNDLVKIGDFGLMRALPNNDDHYVMQEHRKVPFAWCAPESLKTRTFSHASDTWMFGVTLWEMYTYGQEPWLGLNGSQILHKMDKEGERLPKPEDCPQDIYNVMLQCWAQKPDDRPTFMALREFLVETMPTDMRALQDFEEPDKLLIQVSDVITIIEGRAENYWWRGQNKRTLKVGQFPRNAVTSVAGLSAHDISRPLKHSFIHTGHGDTNPHRCWGFPDKIDDLYLGNPMDPPDILGMDPNTARPTQLPGRAKKPCYDPVANDDDVGMLGLKRLSLKKSAVKGLKLKPAAWVSASKLGDRQGSGARTPGTPSGEVSLIDFEEEIPSATPSPSPVVEMQFPSLAKLVLEADSILDKTPPQSPSRTLPRPLHPTPVVDWDARPLPPPPAYDDVAQDEEDIEVSSINEAEQQMGAENLTEAGHSNEHNPLGAPPPDVEIGKPWVEDNLFLPCNKTQNSNFSQSVEIFQELQQECMRRLKVPVNACPPSTATSPSFSSSPQGPDSMHHQIILSPSEERPQVPPRMPIPPRPAKRTEQGRWSGDLSPASGGEEDRDCPPQIPPRDPLSQPGSRTPSPMGLLVGSPQQRSSLCSHLSTSPGKLMPTTQSFASDPKYASPKVIQAQGRDAARGPCILPIVRDGRKASNTHYYLLPERPAYLDRYDRFFREVEDPAGERRAAHTATVRPMVQVTMTTTTTQGDIKTNFSSNNNNSSFSGRSALRPSCSLPRVCSDGQAGGPDGGSTVDKLRLVQEAVHGVTMEECQTALQNHNWNVQKAVHYLKVEQLFCLGLKTRAECLKILETCDWNLERASTQLLDPYAALRQKR; encoded by the exons gcactgggcagtggcagcatgCAATCTGATGAAGGTACAGAGTGGCTCCTGGAGCTGCTTATGGAGGTTCAGCTGCAGCAGTACTTCCTGCGCATCCGTGATGAGCTCAACGTCACCCGCCTGTCACACTTTGACTACGTCAAGAATGAAGATCTGGAGAAGATCGGGATGGGGAGGCCTG GGCAGCGACGACTGTGGGAGGCAGTGAAACGGAGGAAGGCCTTGTGTAAGCGCAAGTCTTGGATGAGCAAG GTGTTCAGTGGGAAGCGACCTGATGGCGATTTCCAAGTTCAGCCAGCAAACACCTTCCGTAAGCCATCGTCCACACCACCCCCTGGTGAAGGACAGCAACAAGCGCTAACCTGCCTGATTAGTGACAAAGACCTGGCTCTCTTTGAGAAGCTGGGTGATGGCTCCTTCGGCGTGGTTAAGCGTGGAGAGTGGCTTGCTCCTACAGGCAAAGTG CTCAGCGTGGCTGTGAAGTGCCTGAAGACAGATGTTCTGACCCAGCCTGATGCCCTGGATGACTTCATCCGAGAGGTCAATGCCATGCATTCGTTAGACCACCAGAACCTCATCCGGCTCTACGGTGTTGTCCTCACACACCCCATGAAGATG ATAACAGAGCTTGCCCCTCTGGGCTCCCTGCTTGATCGCCTGCGGAAGGCTCAGGGCCACTTCTTGATCTCCACACTATGCCAGTATGCCATCCAGATCGCTAGTGGGATGGCCTACCTGGAGTCTCGCCGCTTCATCCACCGTGACCTGGCTGCCCGGAACATTTTGCTGGCCTCCAATGACCTTGTCAAGATAGGAGATTTCGGCCTCATGAGGGCACTGCCCAACAATGACGACCACTATGTCATGCAGGAACATCGCAAGGTCCCATTTGCCTG GTGTGCTCCTGAGAGCCTGAAGACGCGCACGTTTTCTCACGCCAGTGACACCTGGATGTTTGGTGTGACCCTATGGGAGATGTACACCTACGGTCAAGAACCATGGCTGGGACTGAATGGCAGTCAG ATTCTCCACAAGATGGACAAGGAGGGCGAGCGGCTGCCCAAACCAGAGGACTGTCCTCAGGACATCTACAATGTCATGCTTCAGTGCTGGGCCCAGAAGCCTGATGATAGGCCAACCTTCATGGCCCTGCGTGAGTTCCTAGTGGAG ACCATGCCCACTGACATGAGGGCCCTGCAGGACTTTGAAGAACCAGACAAACTGCTAATCCAGGTGTCTGATGTCATCACCATCATTGAGGGAAG GGCAGAGAATTACTGGTGGCGGGGTCAGAACAAGCGCACCCTGAAGGTAGGCCAGTTCCCCAGGAATGCTGTGACCTCTGTGGCTGGCTTGTCAGCCCATGATATCAGCCGTCCACTCAAGCACAGCTTCATCCACACGGGCCATGGCGACACCAACCCTCACCGCTGCTGGGGCTTCCCTGACAAAATTGATGA TTTGTACCTGGGAAACCCAATGGATCCCCCGGATATCCTGGGCATGGATCCAAACACTGCCCGGCCTACTCAACTTCCTGGACGTGCAAAAA AACCATGTTACGACCCAGTGGCCAACGATGACGATGTCGGCATGTTGGGCCTGAAACGGCTTTCACTGAAGAAATCTGCAGTCAAGGGTTTAAAGCTGAAGCCAGCTGCCTGGGTGTCAGCCAGCAAGCTAGGAGACCGCCAAGGTTCTGGGGCCAGGACTCCAGGGACCCCCTCTGGTGAGGTGTCCCTTATAGACTTTGAGGAAGAGATCCCCTCTGCAACACCTTCCCCCTCTCCTGTTGTGGAGATGCAGTTCCCAAGTCTGGCCAAACTGGTCTTGGAGGCAGACTCCATTTTGGACAAGACGCCTCCCCAAAGCCCCTCACGGACACTGCCCCGCCCCTTGCACCCAACTCCTGTTGTGGATTGGGATGCCCGGCCATtgcccccacctccagcttacGATGATGTGGCACAAGATGAGGAGGACATTGAGGTGAGCTCAATTAATGAGGCAGAGCAACAGATGGGGGCAGAGAACCTAACAGAGGCAGGACACAGCAATGAGCACAACCCACTGGGAGCTCCACCTCCTGATGTGGAGATAGGAAAGCCATGGGTGGAGGATAACCTGTTCCTCCCTTGCAATAAGACCCAAAACAGTAACTTTTCCCAGTCTGTGGAGATCTTCcaggaactgcagcaggaatgCATGAGGAGGCTGAAGGTACCAGTAAATGCTTGCCCCCCATCCACTGCTacctccccttccttctcctcaAGCCCCCAAGGTCCAGACAGTATGCACCACCAGATCATCCTGTCTCCCTCTGAAGAAAGACCTCAGGTACCACCCCGCATGCCCATCCCACCACGTCCTGCCAAGCGCACTGAGCAGGGCCGCTGGTCAGGAGACCTCTCCCCAGCCTCAGGGGGTGAGGAGGATAGGGACTGCCCCCCCCAGATACCTCCACGGGACCCTCTGTCTCAGCCTGGCTCTCGCACACCCAGTCCCATGGGTCTCTTGGTAGGCTCCCCTCAGCAACGCTCAAGTCTCTGCTCCCATCTTTCCACCTCTCCTGGAAAACTCATGCCCACCACCCAGAGTTTTGCCTCTGACCCCAAGTATGCCTCGCCCAAGGTGATACAAGCACAAGGCAGGGATGCTGCCAGGGGACCCTGCATCCTACCCATTGTGCGGGATGGCAGGAAGGCTAGCAACACACACTACTACCTCCTGCCTGAGCGGCCGGCCTACTTGGACAGGTACGACAGGTTCTTCCGGGAGGTGGAGGACCCAGCGGGGGAACGACGGGCAGCCCATACTGCTACAGTTCGGCCCATGGTGCAGGtgacgatgacgacgacgacaacaCAAGGTGACATCAAGACCAACTTCTcctcaaacaacaacaacagcagcttcAGTGGCAGGTCTGCCCTGAGACCATCCTGCAGCCTACCGAGGGTGTGCTCTGATGGGCAGGCAGGGGGCCCAGATGGGGGCAGCACTGTGGACAAGTTGCGGCTG GTGCAGGAGGCAGTCCACGGTGTGACAATGGAAGAGTGTCAGACAGCTCTGCAGAACCACAACTGGAATGTGCAGAAGGCCGTGCACTATCTGAAG
- the LOC108935258 gene encoding activated CDC42 kinase 1-like isoform X3 has translation MQSDEGTEWLLELLMEVQLQQYFLRIRDELNVTRLSHFDYVKNEDLEKIGMGRPGQRRLWEAVKRRKALCKRKSWMSKVFSGKRPDGDFQVQPANTFRKPSSTPPPGEGQQQALTCLISDKDLALFEKLGDGSFGVVKRGEWLAPTGKVLSVAVKCLKTDVLTQPDALDDFIREVNAMHSLDHQNLIRLYGVVLTHPMKMITELAPLGSLLDRLRKAQGHFLISTLCQYAIQIASGMAYLESRRFIHRDLAARNILLASNDLVKIGDFGLMRALPNNDDHYVMQEHRKVPFAWCAPESLKTRTFSHASDTWMFGVTLWEMYTYGQEPWLGLNGSQILHKMDKEGERLPKPEDCPQDIYNVMLQCWAQKPDDRPTFMALREFLVETMPTDMRALQDFEEPDKLLIQVSDVITIIEGRAENYWWRGQNKRTLKVGQFPRNAVTSVAGLSAHDISRPLKHSFIHTGHGDTNPHRCWGFPDKIDDLYLGNPMDPPDILGMDPNTARPTQLPGRAKKPCYDPVANDDDVGMLGLKRLSLKKSAVKGLKLKPAAWVSASKLGDRQGSGARTPGTPSGEVSLIDFEEEIPSATPSPSPVVEMQFPSLAKLVLEADSILDKTPPQSPSRTLPRPLHPTPVVDWDARPLPPPPAYDDVAQDEEDIEVSSINEAEQQMGAENLTEAGHSNEHNPLGAPPPDVEIGKPWVEDNLFLPCNKTQNSNFSQSVEIFQELQQECMRRLKVPVNACPPSTATSPSFSSSPQGPDSMHHQIILSPSEERPQVPPRMPIPPRPAKRTEQGRWSGDLSPASGGEEDRDCPPQIPPRDPLSQPGSRTPSPMGLLVGSPQQRSSLCSHLSTSPGKLMPTTQSFASDPKYASPKVIQAQGRDAARGPCILPIVRDGRKASNTHYYLLPERPAYLDRYDRFFREVEDPAGERRAAHTATVRPMVQVTMTTTTTQGDIKTNFSSNNNNSSFSGRSALRPSCSLPRVCSDGQAGGPDGGSTVDKLRLVQEAVHGVTMEECQTALQNHNWNVQKAVHYLKVEQLFCLGLKTRAECLKILETCDWNLERASTQLLDPYAALRQKR, from the exons atgCAATCTGATGAAGGTACAGAGTGGCTCCTGGAGCTGCTTATGGAGGTTCAGCTGCAGCAGTACTTCCTGCGCATCCGTGATGAGCTCAACGTCACCCGCCTGTCACACTTTGACTACGTCAAGAATGAAGATCTGGAGAAGATCGGGATGGGGAGGCCTG GGCAGCGACGACTGTGGGAGGCAGTGAAACGGAGGAAGGCCTTGTGTAAGCGCAAGTCTTGGATGAGCAAG GTGTTCAGTGGGAAGCGACCTGATGGCGATTTCCAAGTTCAGCCAGCAAACACCTTCCGTAAGCCATCGTCCACACCACCCCCTGGTGAAGGACAGCAACAAGCGCTAACCTGCCTGATTAGTGACAAAGACCTGGCTCTCTTTGAGAAGCTGGGTGATGGCTCCTTCGGCGTGGTTAAGCGTGGAGAGTGGCTTGCTCCTACAGGCAAAGTG CTCAGCGTGGCTGTGAAGTGCCTGAAGACAGATGTTCTGACCCAGCCTGATGCCCTGGATGACTTCATCCGAGAGGTCAATGCCATGCATTCGTTAGACCACCAGAACCTCATCCGGCTCTACGGTGTTGTCCTCACACACCCCATGAAGATG ATAACAGAGCTTGCCCCTCTGGGCTCCCTGCTTGATCGCCTGCGGAAGGCTCAGGGCCACTTCTTGATCTCCACACTATGCCAGTATGCCATCCAGATCGCTAGTGGGATGGCCTACCTGGAGTCTCGCCGCTTCATCCACCGTGACCTGGCTGCCCGGAACATTTTGCTGGCCTCCAATGACCTTGTCAAGATAGGAGATTTCGGCCTCATGAGGGCACTGCCCAACAATGACGACCACTATGTCATGCAGGAACATCGCAAGGTCCCATTTGCCTG GTGTGCTCCTGAGAGCCTGAAGACGCGCACGTTTTCTCACGCCAGTGACACCTGGATGTTTGGTGTGACCCTATGGGAGATGTACACCTACGGTCAAGAACCATGGCTGGGACTGAATGGCAGTCAG ATTCTCCACAAGATGGACAAGGAGGGCGAGCGGCTGCCCAAACCAGAGGACTGTCCTCAGGACATCTACAATGTCATGCTTCAGTGCTGGGCCCAGAAGCCTGATGATAGGCCAACCTTCATGGCCCTGCGTGAGTTCCTAGTGGAG ACCATGCCCACTGACATGAGGGCCCTGCAGGACTTTGAAGAACCAGACAAACTGCTAATCCAGGTGTCTGATGTCATCACCATCATTGAGGGAAG GGCAGAGAATTACTGGTGGCGGGGTCAGAACAAGCGCACCCTGAAGGTAGGCCAGTTCCCCAGGAATGCTGTGACCTCTGTGGCTGGCTTGTCAGCCCATGATATCAGCCGTCCACTCAAGCACAGCTTCATCCACACGGGCCATGGCGACACCAACCCTCACCGCTGCTGGGGCTTCCCTGACAAAATTGATGA TTTGTACCTGGGAAACCCAATGGATCCCCCGGATATCCTGGGCATGGATCCAAACACTGCCCGGCCTACTCAACTTCCTGGACGTGCAAAAA AACCATGTTACGACCCAGTGGCCAACGATGACGATGTCGGCATGTTGGGCCTGAAACGGCTTTCACTGAAGAAATCTGCAGTCAAGGGTTTAAAGCTGAAGCCAGCTGCCTGGGTGTCAGCCAGCAAGCTAGGAGACCGCCAAGGTTCTGGGGCCAGGACTCCAGGGACCCCCTCTGGTGAGGTGTCCCTTATAGACTTTGAGGAAGAGATCCCCTCTGCAACACCTTCCCCCTCTCCTGTTGTGGAGATGCAGTTCCCAAGTCTGGCCAAACTGGTCTTGGAGGCAGACTCCATTTTGGACAAGACGCCTCCCCAAAGCCCCTCACGGACACTGCCCCGCCCCTTGCACCCAACTCCTGTTGTGGATTGGGATGCCCGGCCATtgcccccacctccagcttacGATGATGTGGCACAAGATGAGGAGGACATTGAGGTGAGCTCAATTAATGAGGCAGAGCAACAGATGGGGGCAGAGAACCTAACAGAGGCAGGACACAGCAATGAGCACAACCCACTGGGAGCTCCACCTCCTGATGTGGAGATAGGAAAGCCATGGGTGGAGGATAACCTGTTCCTCCCTTGCAATAAGACCCAAAACAGTAACTTTTCCCAGTCTGTGGAGATCTTCcaggaactgcagcaggaatgCATGAGGAGGCTGAAGGTACCAGTAAATGCTTGCCCCCCATCCACTGCTacctccccttccttctcctcaAGCCCCCAAGGTCCAGACAGTATGCACCACCAGATCATCCTGTCTCCCTCTGAAGAAAGACCTCAGGTACCACCCCGCATGCCCATCCCACCACGTCCTGCCAAGCGCACTGAGCAGGGCCGCTGGTCAGGAGACCTCTCCCCAGCCTCAGGGGGTGAGGAGGATAGGGACTGCCCCCCCCAGATACCTCCACGGGACCCTCTGTCTCAGCCTGGCTCTCGCACACCCAGTCCCATGGGTCTCTTGGTAGGCTCCCCTCAGCAACGCTCAAGTCTCTGCTCCCATCTTTCCACCTCTCCTGGAAAACTCATGCCCACCACCCAGAGTTTTGCCTCTGACCCCAAGTATGCCTCGCCCAAGGTGATACAAGCACAAGGCAGGGATGCTGCCAGGGGACCCTGCATCCTACCCATTGTGCGGGATGGCAGGAAGGCTAGCAACACACACTACTACCTCCTGCCTGAGCGGCCGGCCTACTTGGACAGGTACGACAGGTTCTTCCGGGAGGTGGAGGACCCAGCGGGGGAACGACGGGCAGCCCATACTGCTACAGTTCGGCCCATGGTGCAGGtgacgatgacgacgacgacaacaCAAGGTGACATCAAGACCAACTTCTcctcaaacaacaacaacagcagcttcAGTGGCAGGTCTGCCCTGAGACCATCCTGCAGCCTACCGAGGGTGTGCTCTGATGGGCAGGCAGGGGGCCCAGATGGGGGCAGCACTGTGGACAAGTTGCGGCTG GTGCAGGAGGCAGTCCACGGTGTGACAATGGAAGAGTGTCAGACAGCTCTGCAGAACCACAACTGGAATGTGCAGAAGGCCGTGCACTATCTGAAG